The following is a genomic window from Streptomyces sp. BHT-5-2.
TCGGCGGGTCGCCGTACAAGACAGGTTAAAATCGCAGTTGACCAGCGTGGACGGGGCGCCGTGCCGGTCGTGCCGAGCAGCGGGTGATGCGGGCGACGTACCGTATGGCCGCGGAAGCAGGTACCGTTAAAGCCCTAGGGGCCGGTCTCTCTGTCGAGAGTCCGCTCTGAATCATGAACGCGTGTCAAGACTCTGGGGCCGACGAGCCCCGTCACTGAGGGGGTCGACCCATGGGGCGCGGCCGGGCCAAGGCCAAGCAGACAAAGGTCGCCCGCCAGCTGAAGTACAGCAGCGGTGGGACGGATCTCTCGCGACTGGCCGACGAGCTTGCATCGCAGTCGAACCAGCAACCTCCGAACCGCGAGCCGTTCGAGGATGACGAGGACGACGACCCGTACGCGCGGTACGCAGAACGCTACAACGGCGAGGACGACGAGGACGAGGGCCACTCCTCGCACCAGCGTCGTCGCGCCTGACACTCTGCGCGGTCGCGGGGCTCACAACACCATCACGGACCCGGTCCAGGGAATCCCCGGACCGGGTTCTCTGCTGCGCGCGGGGCCACCGGGCCGGTGACCCCGCGCGGCGGCGGTGTCAGCTCGCGTAGGCACCGGTGAGGGTCACTGCCTCGGTGTGCGCGCCGCGCTCGACGATCTCGCCGCCGACCCAGGCGTCCACGCCGCGGTCGGCGAGGGTGGTCAGGGCGACGTCCACCGACTCCTGCGGGACGACGGCCATCATGCCGACGCCCATGTTCAGGGTCTTCTCCAGCTCCAGCAGCTCCACCGAGCCGGCGCTGCCGACCAGGTCGAAGATCGCGCCGGGCGCCCAGGTGGAGCGGTCGACGGTGGCGTGCAGGCCGTCCGGGATCACCCGGGCCAGGTTGTTGGCCAGGCCGCCGCCGGTGATGTGCGAGAAGGCGTGCACCTCGCTGGTGCGGGTGAGGGCCAGGCAGTCCAGCGAGTAGATCTTGGTGGGCTCCAGCAGCTCCTCGCCGAGGGTGCGGCCGAGCTCCGGGACCTCCTGGTCCAGGGACAGGCCGGCCCGGTCGAAGAGGACGTGGCGGACGAGGGAGTACCCGTTCGAGTGAAGTCCGGAGGACGCCATCGCGATCACCGCGTCGCCCGTACGGATACGATCCGCGCCCAGCACCCGGTCGGCCTCGACCACGCCGGTGCCGGCGCCGGCGACGTCGAACTCGTCCTCGCCGAGCAGGCCCGGGTGCTCGGCGGTCTCGCCGCCGACCAGCGCGCAGCCGGCCAGCACACAGCCCTCGGCGATGCCCTTGACGATCGCCGCGACCCGCTCCGGGAAGACCTTGCCCACGCAGATGTAGTCGGTCATGAACAGCGGCTCGGCGCCGCAGACGACCAGGTCGTCGACGACCATGGCGACCAGGTCGTGGCCGATGGTGTCGTAGACGCCCATCTTGCGGGCGATGTCGACCTTGGTGCCGACGCCGTCGGTGGCCGAGGCCAGCAGGGGCCGCTCGTAGCGCTTGAGCGCGGAGGCGTCGAAGAGACCGGCGAAACCGCCGAGCCCGCCGACGACCTCGGGACGGGTGGCCTTGGCCACCCACTTCTTCATGAGGTCCACGGCACGGTCGCCGGCCTCGATGTCGACACCCGCGCTCGCGTAGCTGGCACCGGTTGATTCAGCGGACATGGCTGAGAACTTTCGTTTGGGTGGGTACGAGCTCTACGGGCGGCGCAGTGCGTCGGCGCCGCCGATCCCGGCGGTGAGCGTCCGGACGCCGTCCACGTCGGAGGCGGCCGGGGCCTTGGTCTCGGACTCCAGGAGGTGCTTGCCGAGCAGCTCCGGGTCCGGCAGCTCCATCGGGTACTCGCCGTCGAAGCAGGCGCGGCAGAGCTTCGGCTTG
Proteins encoded in this region:
- the purM gene encoding phosphoribosylformylglycinamidine cyclo-ligase, with the protein product MSAESTGASYASAGVDIEAGDRAVDLMKKWVAKATRPEVVGGLGGFAGLFDASALKRYERPLLASATDGVGTKVDIARKMGVYDTIGHDLVAMVVDDLVVCGAEPLFMTDYICVGKVFPERVAAIVKGIAEGCVLAGCALVGGETAEHPGLLGEDEFDVAGAGTGVVEADRVLGADRIRTGDAVIAMASSGLHSNGYSLVRHVLFDRAGLSLDQEVPELGRTLGEELLEPTKIYSLDCLALTRTSEVHAFSHITGGGLANNLARVIPDGLHATVDRSTWAPGAIFDLVGSAGSVELLELEKTLNMGVGMMAVVPQESVDVALTTLADRGVDAWVGGEIVERGAHTEAVTLTGAYAS
- a CDS encoding DUF3073 domain-containing protein; its protein translation is MGRGRAKAKQTKVARQLKYSSGGTDLSRLADELASQSNQQPPNREPFEDDEDDDPYARYAERYNGEDDEDEGHSSHQRRRA